A window of candidate division KSB1 bacterium contains these coding sequences:
- a CDS encoding GrpB family protein, with protein MHQSLHNMNSKELGRLFPVEIAEPNPNWRLLYEQECARVRARFGEPIHCIDHIGSTSVPGLRAKPVIDILLQITRDCDVKRVTDMMQDLGYDIIRKLENPPPHLLCVKGYTPAGYQGQPFHVQVRYPGEWDELRFRDILIAHPPIANDYARLKEKLAAQYKHDRDAYTDAKSEFIKAILEQPWK; from the coding sequence ATGCATCAATCTTTGCACAATATGAATTCCAAAGAACTGGGCAGACTGTTTCCGGTCGAAATTGCCGAACCGAATCCGAATTGGCGGCTTTTGTATGAACAGGAATGCGCCCGTGTCCGGGCGAGATTCGGTGAGCCTATTCACTGCATCGATCATATCGGCAGCACGTCTGTGCCCGGATTGCGCGCAAAGCCGGTCATTGATATTCTGCTGCAAATCACCCGTGACTGCGATGTGAAAAGAGTGACCGACATGATGCAGGATCTGGGATATGACATTATCCGCAAACTTGAGAATCCACCGCCGCACCTCCTGTGCGTCAAAGGCTATACTCCGGCGGGTTATCAGGGCCAGCCGTTCCACGTACAGGTGCGCTATCCCGGTGAGTGGGATGAATTACGATTCCGGGACATTCTGATTGCACATCCCCCGATTGCCAACGATTATGCCCGTCTCAAGGAGAAACTGGCTGCACAATACAAACATGACCGCGACGCTTATACAGATGCGAAAAGCGAATTTATCAAGGCGATTCTTGAACAACCGTGGAAATAG
- a CDS encoding response regulator transcription factor, producing MNKTPIRIFIADDNALLLKGLETMLGDQDDFIIVGTAPNGSKAVELIKSSQPAVALIDIGMPEKDGLEVTQILHKNFPQIKVIILGLIDLTDEIMACIEAGATGYILKESPFEHLVETIRSVHNNEAFCSPRMAASLFSRIAELTSKVNEKIPFDSVRLTLREIDVVNLIAEGLSNKEIAARLFIETQTVKNHIHNILDKLQLHNRFETVQYARERKLLK from the coding sequence ATGAATAAAACACCGATCCGCATTTTCATTGCAGATGATAATGCCCTGCTTCTTAAAGGCCTTGAGACGATGTTGGGTGATCAGGATGATTTTATCATTGTGGGGACGGCGCCCAACGGCTCTAAAGCTGTGGAACTTATTAAAAGCTCCCAACCCGCAGTGGCGCTTATTGATATCGGTATGCCTGAAAAAGACGGACTGGAAGTAACTCAAATTCTTCACAAAAATTTTCCGCAAATAAAAGTGATTATTCTTGGGTTGATTGATCTGACAGATGAAATCATGGCATGTATCGAAGCCGGTGCAACCGGCTATATATTAAAAGAATCCCCATTTGAACATCTTGTCGAGACCATTCGTTCAGTCCACAATAATGAAGCTTTTTGTTCACCCCGGATGGCTGCTTCACTCTTTTCCCGAATTGCAGAATTGACAAGCAAAGTCAACGAAAAAATACCATTCGATTCCGTCAGACTGACTTTGCGCGAAATTGATGTCGTTAATCTAATCGCCGAAGGTCTGTCTAACAAGGAAATCGCCGCCAGGCTTTTTATAGAAACACAAACGGTAAAAAATCATATCCATAATATCCTTGATAAACTGCAACTGCACAATCGCTTTGAAACGGTACAATATGCCCGTGAAAGAAAACTCTTGAAATAA
- a CDS encoding RNA-binding protein encodes MNIYIGNLAENITEDDLKKVFEAFGPVTSVNVIKDKYTNKSRGFAFVEMASDKDGQAAIDGLNGKDLKGSTLTVNEARPRKERQGGGRR; translated from the coding sequence ATGAATATTTATATCGGAAATTTGGCAGAAAATATTACAGAGGATGATCTGAAAAAAGTATTTGAGGCTTTTGGCCCGGTTACATCCGTCAATGTAATTAAAGACAAATACACCAACAAATCCCGGGGCTTTGCATTTGTTGAGATGGCTTCTGACAAAGATGGACAGGCGGCGATCGATGGTTTAAACGGCAAGGACTTGAAGGGATCAACCCTTACTGTCAATGAAGCCCGTCCCCGAAAAGAAAGACAGGGAGGCGGAAGGCGGTAA
- a CDS encoding B12-binding domain-containing radical SAM protein, with protein sequence MRKLIENKSKCLIIQSEFSEFSFWNYVDVCKIIGAKYPSAPLGLLTVAALLPQHWIFKLVDANITPVLDEHFEWADIVCLGGMLPQQPNMLSLIDRAHQFNLPVVVGGPDPTSQPELYQSADYLVLGEGEVTIPLFIADLEKGLHRGQYQSIEKADMTEAVVPRFDLIRFRDYLQMGIQYSRGCPFHCEFCNIVELFGRNPRTKTSEQVLLELQTLYNLGYRGHIDIVDDNFIGHKKNVKKLLTDIREWSEQTRYPFYFSTECSINLVDDESLMQMMRDVDFRYVFIGIETPEESALIMANKNENINKSTSAVVKTISSYGMIVNAGFIIGFDQESNQIADNMIRCIQDSGISMAMLGLLYALPNTRLSKRLMNQGRLFEYSSAEKENQILIDQTTTGLNFMTDRPRLNILNDYLCIEKFIYDPENYFDRVTTTAFQLEWIPKFKPGFFRWLKTGMAFIKVSLKLGKDRQTAWSYYKMLFRVLLKNARAIEPAVSLSAMFIHFHRQSMFIIKHIDEEIIAQKRFQQEQTELLFKDSILSRMQLQTEK encoded by the coding sequence GTGAGAAAATTAATTGAAAACAAGTCCAAATGCCTGATTATACAATCAGAATTTTCCGAATTCAGCTTTTGGAACTATGTGGATGTGTGTAAAATTATTGGAGCCAAGTATCCTTCCGCACCGTTGGGTCTCTTGACCGTGGCTGCATTGCTGCCGCAACACTGGATTTTTAAACTTGTGGATGCGAATATTACACCGGTTCTTGATGAGCACTTTGAATGGGCGGATATTGTGTGCCTCGGAGGTATGTTGCCTCAGCAACCCAACATGTTATCCCTGATTGACCGAGCCCACCAGTTTAATTTGCCTGTTGTGGTAGGTGGACCGGATCCGACCTCTCAGCCTGAATTGTATCAATCTGCCGACTATCTTGTGCTTGGAGAAGGGGAAGTGACCATTCCTCTTTTTATCGCTGACCTGGAAAAAGGCTTGCATCGGGGTCAATACCAATCAATTGAAAAAGCCGATATGACAGAGGCTGTTGTACCCCGCTTTGATTTAATACGATTTCGGGATTATTTACAAATGGGCATTCAATATTCCAGAGGCTGCCCGTTTCATTGTGAGTTTTGCAATATTGTTGAATTGTTTGGCAGAAATCCGAGAACCAAGACGTCTGAGCAGGTTTTACTGGAACTGCAGACACTTTACAATTTGGGGTATCGTGGACATATTGATATTGTAGATGATAATTTCATTGGACATAAAAAGAATGTTAAAAAACTTTTGACTGACATCAGGGAATGGTCCGAACAAACCCGCTATCCATTCTATTTCTCAACTGAATGTTCAATCAATCTGGTAGACGATGAAAGTCTGATGCAAATGATGCGTGATGTGGATTTCAGATATGTTTTCATAGGGATTGAAACACCGGAAGAAAGCGCTTTAATAATGGCGAATAAAAATGAAAATATAAATAAATCTACAAGTGCAGTCGTGAAAACGATCTCTTCATATGGTATGATTGTTAATGCAGGTTTTATTATTGGATTCGATCAGGAGAGCAATCAGATCGCTGATAACATGATTCGTTGTATACAGGATTCAGGTATCTCCATGGCCATGCTTGGGCTTTTATACGCACTGCCAAACACCAGATTGTCAAAACGCTTAATGAATCAGGGCAGATTGTTTGAATACAGTTCTGCGGAGAAAGAAAACCAGATATTAATTGATCAAACTACAACCGGTTTGAATTTTATGACAGACAGACCCAGGCTCAATATACTGAACGATTACCTTTGTATTGAAAAGTTTATTTATGATCCGGAAAATTATTTTGATAGAGTTACCACCACCGCTTTTCAATTGGAATGGATTCCTAAATTTAAACCGGGATTTTTCAGATGGTTGAAAACAGGAATGGCCTTTATCAAGGTGAGCCTCAAATTGGGCAAAGACAGACAAACAGCTTGGTCCTATTATAAAATGTTATTCAGAGTTCTCTTGAAAAACGCTCGGGCAATTGAACCGGCTGTCAGTCTTTCAGCCATGTTTATCCATTTTCATCGCCAGTCAATGTTCATAATAAAGCATATTGATGAAGAAATTATAGCCCAAAAGCGCTTTCAACAGGAACAAACAGAACTGCTTTTTAAAGACAGTATTCTATCACGAATGCAATTGCAGACTGAGAAATAA